AAAATGCGCCGAGCTGGGCGGGTAGTTGCAGCTGCACTAACGCAGCTTGAGGCTTCAATAATCCCAAACAAAACTACCACTGCCGATCTTGATAAGCTAGCGGCTTCAATTCTAGAAAAATGGAACGCTGCACCATCGTTTAAGGGTTACCGTGGCTACCCAGCGGTGATATGTGTTGCAGTAAATGAAGAAGTGGTTCATGGGATACCTGGCCCAAGAGTACTTAAAGAAGGTGATATAGTCGGAATTGACATTGGCGCTATCGTGGAAGGCTATCATGCCGATTCGGCGATAACTGTAGGCGTAGGCGAAATCTCTCCGCTAGCTGCGAAATTGATAAGAGTCACGAGGGAAGCCCTATTCTGTGGGATTGCAAAGGCACGGGTAGGTAATAGACTTACTGATATTTCAGCAGCAATCCAAGAGCACGCTGAAAAGAACAACTTCTCAGTTGTGCGTGATTTAGTTGGACATGGTATCGGCCGAAGTATGCACGAAGATCCACAAGTGCCGAACTTTGGCCGTCCAGGGCGGGGACCGCGTTTGGAGGAAGGCATGACTTTGGCCATTGAGCCAATGTTGAATGCAGGAGGCTACCAGGTAGAAAGCCTCCAAGATCAATGGACGATAGTAACG
This genomic interval from Armatimonadota bacterium contains the following:
- the map gene encoding type I methionyl aminopeptidase, translated to MIIIKTKQEIEKMRRAGRVVAAALTQLEASIIPNKTTTADLDKLAASILEKWNAAPSFKGYRGYPAVICVAVNEEVVHGIPGPRVLKEGDIVGIDIGAIVEGYHADSAITVGVGEISPLAAKLIRVTREALFCGIAKARVGNRLTDISAAIQEHAEKNNFSVVRDLVGHGIGRSMHEDPQVPNFGRPGRGPRLEEGMTLAIEPMLNAGGYQVESLQDQWTIVTKDRSLSAHFEHTVAVTSKGPDILTLREGEEIPALK